A window from Theropithecus gelada isolate Dixy chromosome 1, Tgel_1.0, whole genome shotgun sequence encodes these proteins:
- the KCNA2 gene encoding potassium voltage-gated channel subfamily A member 2 isoform X2 produces the protein MTVATGDPADEAAALPGHPQDTYDPEADHECCERVVINISGLRFETQLKTLAQFPETLLGDPKKRMRYFDPLRNEYFFDRNRPSFDAILYYYQSGGRLRRPVNVPLDIFSEEIRFYELGEEAMEMFREDEGYIKEEERPLPENEFQRQVWLLFEYPESSGPARIIAIVSVMVILISIVSFCLETLPIFRDENEDMHGGGVTFHTYSNSTIGYQQSTSFTDPFFIVETLCIIWFSFEFLVRFFACPSKAGFFTNIMNIIDIVAIIPYFITLGTELAEKPEDAQQGQQAMSLAILRVIRLERRPLQSQESKQGRQHLNTSHDCTLGNNLVTGMTVQWTRASGPDDRQTPAVTTLHRMY, from the exons ATGACAGTGGCCACCGGAGACCCAGCAGACGAGGCTGCTGCCCTCCCTGGGCACCCCCAGGACACCTATGACCCAGAGGCAGACCACGAGTGCTGTGAGAGGGTGGTGATCAACATCTCAGGGCTGCGGTTTGAGACCCAGCTAAAGACCTTAGCCCAGTTTCCAGAGACCCTCTTAGGGGACCCAAAGAAACGAATGAGGTACTTTGACCCCCTCCGAAATGAGTACTTTTTCGATCGGAACCGCCCTAGCTTTGATGCCATTTTGTACTACTACCAGTCGGGGGGCCGATTGAGGCGACCTGTGAATGTGCCCTTAGATATATTCTCTGAAGAAATTCGGTTTTATGAGCTGGGAGAAGAAGCGATGGAGATGTTTCGGGAAGATGAAGGCTACATCAAGGAGGAAGAGCGTCCTCTGCCTGAAAATGAGTTTCAGAGACAAGTGTGGCTTCTCTTTGAATACCCAGAGAGCTCAGGGCCTGCCAGGATTATAGCTATTGTGTCTGTCATGGTGATTCTGATCTCAATTGTCAGCTTCTGTCTGGAAACATTGCCCATCTTCCGGGATGAGAATGAAGACATGCATGGTGGTGGGGTGACCTTCCACACCTATTCCAACAGCACCATCGGGTACCAGCAGTCCACTTCCTTCACAGACCCTTTCTTCATTGTAGAGACACTCTGCATCATCTGGTTCTCCTTTGAATTCTTGGTGAGGTTCTTTGCCTGTCCCAGCAAAGCCGGCTTCTTCACCAACATCATGAACATCATTGACATTGTGGCCATCATCCCCTACTTCATCACCCTGGGGACAGAGTTGGCCGAGAAGCCAGAGGACGCTCAGCAAGGCCAGCAGGCCATGTCACTGGCCATCCTCCGTGTCATCCGGTTG GAACGCAGACCTCTGCAAAGCCAGGAGAGTAAGCAGGGAAGGCAGCATCTGAACACCTCACATGACTGCACCTTAGGAAATAACCTAGTCACGGGCATGACTGTACAGTGGACCAGGGCATCTGGTCCTGACGACAGGCAG ACACCAGCTGTAACTACATTGCACAGGATGTATTGA
- the KCNA2 gene encoding potassium voltage-gated channel subfamily A member 2 isoform X1, which yields MTVATGDPADEAAALPGHPQDTYDPEADHECCERVVINISGLRFETQLKTLAQFPETLLGDPKKRMRYFDPLRNEYFFDRNRPSFDAILYYYQSGGRLRRPVNVPLDIFSEEIRFYELGEEAMEMFREDEGYIKEEERPLPENEFQRQVWLLFEYPESSGPARIIAIVSVMVILISIVSFCLETLPIFRDENEDMHGGGVTFHTYSNSTIGYQQSTSFTDPFFIVETLCIIWFSFEFLVRFFACPSKAGFFTNIMNIIDIVAIIPYFITLGTELAEKPEDAQQGQQAMSLAILRVIRLVRVFRIFKLSRHSKGLQILGQTLKASMRELGLLIFFLFIGVILFSSAVYFAEADERESQFPSIPDAFWWAVVSMTTVGYGDMVPTTIGGKIVGSLCAIAGVLTIALPVPVIVSNFNYFYHRETEGEEQAQYLQVTSCPKIPSSPDLKKSRSASTISKSDYMEIQEGVNNSNEDFREENLKTANCTLANTNYVNITKMLTDV from the coding sequence ATGACAGTGGCCACCGGAGACCCAGCAGACGAGGCTGCTGCCCTCCCTGGGCACCCCCAGGACACCTATGACCCAGAGGCAGACCACGAGTGCTGTGAGAGGGTGGTGATCAACATCTCAGGGCTGCGGTTTGAGACCCAGCTAAAGACCTTAGCCCAGTTTCCAGAGACCCTCTTAGGGGACCCAAAGAAACGAATGAGGTACTTTGACCCCCTCCGAAATGAGTACTTTTTCGATCGGAACCGCCCTAGCTTTGATGCCATTTTGTACTACTACCAGTCGGGGGGCCGATTGAGGCGACCTGTGAATGTGCCCTTAGATATATTCTCTGAAGAAATTCGGTTTTATGAGCTGGGAGAAGAAGCGATGGAGATGTTTCGGGAAGATGAAGGCTACATCAAGGAGGAAGAGCGTCCTCTGCCTGAAAATGAGTTTCAGAGACAAGTGTGGCTTCTCTTTGAATACCCAGAGAGCTCAGGGCCTGCCAGGATTATAGCTATTGTGTCTGTCATGGTGATTCTGATCTCAATTGTCAGCTTCTGTCTGGAAACATTGCCCATCTTCCGGGATGAGAATGAAGACATGCATGGTGGTGGGGTGACCTTCCACACCTATTCCAACAGCACCATCGGGTACCAGCAGTCCACTTCCTTCACAGACCCTTTCTTCATTGTAGAGACACTCTGCATCATCTGGTTCTCCTTTGAATTCTTGGTGAGGTTCTTTGCCTGTCCCAGCAAAGCCGGCTTCTTCACCAACATCATGAACATCATTGACATTGTGGCCATCATCCCCTACTTCATCACCCTGGGGACAGAGTTGGCCGAGAAGCCAGAGGACGCTCAGCAAGGCCAGCAGGCCATGTCACTGGCCATCCTCCGTGTCATCCGGTTGGTaagagtctttaggattttcaagTTGTCCAGACACTCCAAAGGTCTCCAGATTCTAGGTCAGACCCTCAAAGCCAGCATGAGAGAATTGGGCCTCCTGATATTCTTTCTCTTCATAGGGGTCATCCTTTTCTCTAGTGCTGTCTATTTTGCAGAGGCCGATGAGCGAGAGTCCCAGTTCCCCAGCATCCCAGATGCCTTCTGGTGGGCAGTCGTCTCCATGACAACTGTAGGCTATGGAGACATGGTTCCAACTACCATTGGGGGAAAGATAGTGGGTTCCCTATGTGCAATTGCAGGTGTGTTAACTATTGCCTTACCAGTCCCTGTCATTGTGTCCAATTTCAACTACTTCTACCAccgggagacagagggagaggagcaggccCAATACTTGCAAGTGACAAGCTGTCCAAAGATCCCATCCTCCCCTGACCTAAAGAAAAGTAGAAGTGCCTCTACCATTAGTAAGTCCGATTACATGGAGATCCAGGAGGGGGTAAACAACAGTAATGAGGACTTTAGAGAGGAAAACTTGAAAACAGCCAACTGTACCTTGGCTAACACAAACTATGTGAATATTACCAAAATGTTAACTGATGTCTGA